One window from the genome of Candidatus Didemnitutus sp. encodes:
- a CDS encoding TonB-dependent receptor, producing the protein MSQPQCLPRSACTVSPAVRPHRFPWLRLGFLVLCGALATVVARAQSVEKKFGFNVPAAAADVALRQFATQSGAEILFATRAVAGARANELRGEFTLRDGISRLLAGSGLEAQQDARSGTWTVSVVPNVDRAAPAKKSDRPLEKAITTSTGEPETFVLSPFEVSAELDKGYRAGGTLAGTRLRSDLRDIAASVSVITKDFMNDIGASDLSSLLNYTLGTEVTGVSGNLSGAQAQSAFYDFDSIMRQPSPATRIRGLSSADTTRDFFLTDTPMDSYNVERVDINRGANSMLFGLGSPGGIVNSTTVRAKLGRDETTVSTQVGRFGSQRETLDWNKVLIKDRLALRIAALHADRRFQQEFTFGRDRRAFGTLTWRPFKDTTLRVNAEKSRVDENRPQTRPPYDQFTFWWAYGKPTFDPVTNKGVMLGTPLNASMAGITATGSAGSVLSTGLGRSFTTNMGIVYENPNSDVAGITGLPAGTNAFEAVNERLLAGGGTGGMRQLREGQVYLQFLNGGSANPAFAFWRDLPLTDTSVFNYFDHTLEGPNKHEWSEWNSFNATLEQTLFDGLAGVELSYDRQNLDYGSLQSLAGRNYTINIDINTKLPNGAVNPNFGRPFVENTGWANSAGSNREAARATAYLDIDARRYSKSLWAKAVGRHTLTANYTNQEFRGYSAFSGRAALTGLDYWEAENATVPTSVLSSNGRRSLSRIAYIGPSLANLSSASQVSGLGGVTAGSLLQPLSSLNALYYQSPATNAGAPAPFTYRTFGVIQNKGELVTETTAFTPSRVRQVFESESAILQSRWFDGCLVSTLGVRRDAYRTYATSSVVTDPVTGIASTQPQDLVPLKQLDDTASTFSYGLVLHTPRTVQRRLPLGADLSLTYNNSDNFRPTAQRFTIYNERIDPETGKTHEYGALMTLFDGRLELRATHYESSSSLATNANLRSSLAQIAVLGSQMIGMVANSTWNNGTDPSMTPTQQATLQAANSAWQTWTASSPDWAQFLKTFNVRVTTAANGAVSAVIDQRTDQVVATSDVVSKGWEYEMVINPTRQWRIAVNAARQDAVRTHTAADLAYFMAQLDPIWAGTAGDLRYDNTTSTLRTNFTGIYAAVKRELQLDGGSSPEVRKWRFNAVTNYTFSNESRLRGWSVGASVRWQDRVAIGYPVVSDSIGAHYDTARPYFGPEEVNYDAWLGYGRKLSKKVRWQAQLNVRNLGVQNKLIPIAAQPDGSIAAYRIAEPVVWTLTNTFKF; encoded by the coding sequence ATGAGTCAACCCCAGTGCCTACCCCGCAGTGCGTGCACGGTATCCCCCGCCGTCCGCCCTCACCGTTTTCCCTGGCTGCGCCTCGGATTTCTCGTCCTGTGCGGAGCTCTCGCGACCGTAGTCGCGCGCGCCCAGTCCGTGGAGAAGAAATTCGGCTTCAATGTGCCCGCGGCGGCGGCGGATGTCGCCTTGCGGCAATTCGCGACTCAATCCGGGGCGGAAATCCTTTTTGCCACCCGCGCGGTTGCGGGGGCGCGAGCCAACGAATTGCGCGGCGAATTCACGCTGCGCGACGGTATCTCCCGTCTCCTCGCGGGCTCCGGTCTCGAGGCGCAACAAGACGCTCGCTCCGGCACCTGGACCGTCTCCGTGGTCCCAAACGTCGATCGGGCGGCGCCCGCGAAGAAAAGCGACCGCCCGTTGGAAAAAGCGATCACGACTAGCACCGGCGAACCCGAGACCTTTGTGCTCTCGCCGTTCGAGGTGTCCGCGGAATTGGACAAGGGCTATCGCGCCGGTGGCACGCTGGCGGGCACGCGGCTGCGCAGCGACCTGCGCGACATCGCGGCGTCGGTGTCCGTGATCACGAAGGATTTCATGAACGACATCGGCGCCTCCGACCTGAGCAGCCTGCTCAACTACACGCTCGGCACCGAAGTCACCGGCGTGAGCGGCAACCTCTCGGGCGCGCAGGCGCAGTCCGCCTTCTACGACTTCGACTCGATCATGCGCCAGCCGTCCCCGGCGACGCGCATCCGCGGACTCTCGTCGGCCGATACGACGCGCGACTTCTTCCTCACCGACACGCCGATGGACAGCTACAACGTCGAGCGCGTCGACATCAACCGCGGGGCGAACTCGATGCTCTTCGGCCTCGGCAGTCCGGGCGGCATCGTCAACAGCACGACGGTGCGCGCCAAGCTGGGCCGCGACGAAACCACCGTCAGCACGCAGGTCGGACGCTTCGGCTCGCAGCGCGAGACGCTCGATTGGAACAAAGTGCTCATCAAGGATCGGCTCGCGTTGCGGATCGCCGCGCTGCACGCCGACCGGCGTTTTCAGCAGGAGTTCACCTTCGGCCGCGATCGGCGGGCCTTCGGCACGCTCACCTGGCGTCCGTTCAAGGACACGACGCTCCGGGTAAACGCGGAGAAATCCCGCGTTGACGAGAACCGTCCGCAGACGCGCCCGCCCTATGACCAATTCACCTTCTGGTGGGCCTACGGCAAACCGACGTTCGATCCGGTCACGAACAAGGGCGTGATGCTCGGCACGCCGCTCAACGCGTCGATGGCGGGCATCACCGCCACTGGATCAGCCGGCAGCGTCCTGAGCACCGGACTGGGTCGCTCGTTCACGACGAACATGGGCATCGTCTATGAAAACCCCAATTCGGATGTGGCCGGAATCACCGGATTGCCCGCAGGCACGAATGCATTCGAAGCGGTCAACGAGCGGCTCCTCGCCGGCGGCGGCACGGGCGGCATGCGCCAATTGCGCGAGGGACAGGTTTACCTGCAGTTCCTCAATGGCGGCAGCGCGAATCCCGCGTTCGCTTTCTGGCGCGACCTCCCACTCACGGATACGAGCGTCTTCAACTATTTCGATCACACCCTCGAAGGACCCAATAAACACGAGTGGTCGGAGTGGAACTCCTTCAACGCGACACTCGAGCAAACCCTGTTCGACGGGCTGGCCGGAGTGGAGTTGAGCTACGACCGGCAGAACCTCGATTACGGTTCGCTGCAAAGCCTCGCGGGACGCAACTACACGATCAACATCGACATCAATACCAAGCTGCCCAACGGCGCCGTGAACCCGAACTTCGGCCGGCCGTTCGTCGAAAACACGGGCTGGGCCAATTCCGCCGGCAGCAATCGCGAGGCCGCGCGAGCGACCGCTTATCTCGACATCGATGCGCGGCGCTATTCGAAGAGCCTGTGGGCGAAGGCGGTCGGTCGGCACACGTTGACGGCCAACTACACGAACCAGGAATTCCGCGGCTACTCGGCCTTCTCCGGTCGCGCCGCGCTCACCGGGCTCGATTATTGGGAGGCGGAAAATGCCACCGTCCCGACCAGCGTCCTCTCCAGCAACGGCCGCCGCTCGCTGTCGCGGATCGCCTACATCGGACCCAGCCTGGCGAATCTGTCGAGCGCGTCCCAGGTGTCCGGCTTGGGCGGAGTCACCGCCGGCTCGCTCCTGCAGCCCCTGAGTTCGCTGAACGCGCTCTACTACCAGTCACCCGCCACGAATGCCGGCGCGCCCGCGCCGTTCACCTACCGGACCTTCGGCGTCATTCAGAACAAGGGAGAACTCGTCACCGAGACCACCGCCTTCACGCCGTCGCGTGTGCGACAGGTGTTCGAATCGGAGTCGGCGATTTTGCAGAGCCGCTGGTTCGACGGCTGCCTGGTTTCCACACTCGGTGTGCGCCGCGACGCCTATCGCACCTACGCGACCAGCAGCGTGGTGACCGATCCGGTGACCGGCATCGCCTCGACGCAGCCGCAAGACCTCGTCCCCCTGAAGCAGCTGGACGACACCGCCTCGACGTTTTCCTACGGCCTGGTCCTGCACACGCCCCGCACAGTTCAGCGCCGCCTGCCGCTCGGCGCCGACCTGAGCCTCACCTATAACAACTCCGATAACTTCCGGCCCACCGCGCAGCGCTTCACGATCTACAACGAGCGCATCGACCCCGAGACCGGGAAAACCCACGAATATGGCGCACTGATGACGCTCTTCGACGGACGCCTCGAACTGCGCGCGACGCACTACGAATCCAGTTCCAGCCTGGCGACCAACGCCAACCTGCGCAGCTCACTCGCGCAGATCGCCGTCCTCGGCAGCCAGATGATCGGCATGGTCGCCAACAGCACTTGGAACAACGGCACCGATCCGTCGATGACGCCGACTCAACAGGCGACGTTGCAGGCCGCCAATTCGGCCTGGCAAACCTGGACCGCCTCGAGTCCCGACTGGGCCCAGTTCCTCAAAACCTTCAACGTCCGCGTCACCACCGCGGCGAACGGCGCCGTCTCCGCCGTGATCGACCAGCGCACCGATCAGGTCGTCGCGACCTCGGACGTCGTGTCGAAAGGCTGGGAATACGAGATGGTGATCAATCCCACCCGCCAATGGCGCATCGCGGTAAACGCCGCGCGACAGGACGCCGTGCGGACGCATACCGCCGCGGATTTGGCGTATTTCATGGCCCAGCTCGATCCCATCTGGGCCGGCACGGCGGGCGACCTTCGCTACGACAACACCACGTCCACTCTGCGCACGAACTTCACTGGCATCTACGCCGCCGTGAAGCGCGAGCTCCAGCTCGACGGCGGGAGTTCACCCGAAGTGCGGAAGTGGCGCTTCAACGCGGTCACCAACTACACCTTCTCCAACGAGAGCCGCCTGCGCGGTTGGAGCGTCGGAGCGTCTGTCCGCTGGCAGGATCGCGTCGCGATTGGTTATCCCGTCGTTTCCGACTCGATCGGCGCGCACTACGACACCGCGCGCCCGTATTTCGGGCCGGAGGAAGTGAATTACGACGCCTGGCTCGGCTACGGTCGCAAGCTCTCCAAGAAGGTCCGCTGGCAAGCTCAGCTCAACGTCCGCAACCTCGGCGTGCAAAACAAGCTGATCCCCATCGCGGCCCAGCCGGATGGCAGCATCGCGGCGTATCGCATCGCCGAGCCGGTCGTTTGGACGCTCACGAACACGTTCAAGTTCTGA